Genomic window (Oryza sativa Japonica Group chromosome 3, ASM3414082v1):
aatgcagtatTTGGTTACTACTTGGATATGATGATAGAGTTCTGAACTGTAACGTGCAAAACAACGCTAACTTTGTATGATCTGTcatcaacctttttttttcagagattGTGGATTTCTTCTTTATCGACACAACTCCATTTCAGCTGAAATATTGGACTCGCCCTAAAGACCATCATTATGACTGGAGAGGAGTGGCACCTCGACAAAAATACATAACTAATCTACTTAAGGTGCGCATTTGGAATGGAACAGTCATcaatgcttaagaacaaaaaaaagCTATTCCTAGGTTGCTGAGCAAAattgttttaatattttattttatgggGTCTACTATCTAGGATATGGATGAGGCAATGAAGAAATCAACAGCGAAGTGGAAGATTGCTGTTGGGCATCATACCATTAGGAGCGTCAGTGACCATGGTGACACCAAGGAGCTTCTGCAACTTCTACTTCCAGTTCTGAAGGTTATACAGAAGTTGCCTCGATATTAAGTTCTGAAGGATCCACAAAAAGAGTACTTCCTTATCACTGTTTCATGGAATTTCAGGTCAATGGCATCGACTTCTACATCAATGGGCACGACCACTGCCTGGAACACATTAGCAGCAGAGACAGGTTAACATCATTTGACACAAAGTTTCCGCTTTTATGTCACAGTAATATAGAACAAAACATGTTTGCATAATCGATGAAACTTGTCTAACCTGAATGCATGCACTCCTATTGTTACAGTCCTATCCAATACTTCACAAGTGGAGGTGGTTCAAAAGCATGGAGAGGAGTCTTGCAGCCAAATTCTGATAAGCTCCAGTTCTTTTACGATGGACAAGGGTTCATGTCCCTCCAGATAAACCAGGACCAAGCTGACTTCATATTTTATGATGTTTCTGGGAACATCTTGTACAAGTGGAGCAAGAGCAAAGCAAACTACCTCCAGCCCTCCACCTATATCACTGAAGCATGAGGCAGATGCAAAACCACAAAACGGAGAATTAGCTTGGCTAAGATATTTGTATCAAATTTGAATGCATTATTGTGGCACGCAAGGGAAGAGGACCGGAAAGGAAATAGGAAAGTATTTAAGCATGGCATGTGATTGATCTACTAAAGAAATTTGAGACAAGGCCGAGACCATCCTACTAGACTAGGAAAAGAGATGTTCAGTATGGTATCCATTAGATCTGATTCATACAACTTCTTGCCAGAGGACCATCGATTATGCCATGTATAATTTACAAAGAAGGCTTAAAACTCTAAAAGCTAGTAGTGACCTTTGCATATCGGCATCAGGGTTCTTCAGTATTGCCAAGCATTCACATATAAcctttggagagagagagagagagagagagactttgGGGGTTTCTAAGCTGGTATTTTCATTTAAAAGAGacaatgaaaagaaaatttgatCTATGATAATCAAGCATGTGTCGGTGAAGACGGCTATTAGTTACTGCTTCTGGAAAAAGGTTGTAATTCAGTACAGAGTTGTGTACGTGTCCATTTGAATAAAAATTGCATATAACAGAATAAAATTATAATGAAAATTCTGGCAAGCAAGTTATGAAAGGTAAAATGAGGCTTTAACATGCCATATAAAAGCTCTCCAAAATGCAAAGCTAGATAAATCCAACATTCTTGACACATCGttcttttcaaagaaaaaaaacactataaTTTGAAACTAATTCTAGGTAACATCATCGCGACGTTATTACTATTAATGTATTGAAATTATCAGGTCAACATTTAGTTCCCTTCAGTGCATACCTGGGGAGAACAGGAACTGACAATAAAAATGGCCTCACTGGACAGCCAATATGGCAAAAATGTCAACAGCTTTCTCTGCAATTCTTCTGAATAATTCTCCCACATAGATACGGCTAATTCAAAATCACTCCATTCAAAATCAATCTCTACATTCTTATGTGATCCAAATATGGTTTGTTCAAGGCCATGGTTGCATGGCAATGGTAGTTTTGTTCCTCTGGATTGACTAACAGGACAGCAGACTGTTCCTGAACCACCAGAAGTTTGTTTCCTCTTTGCTGACAGCTCAGGTGCTTTCCAGTAGTAAAACTGCACCACCTGTTTCAGAGATTTGCAAATCATAGAACACTGACACGCTTAACAGAACAGGATATAACACATTTGAATGCCATGTTTGGAAAGCAGGAATATCATAGGAAACAGTTCCTTTTGTAAaggaattagaaaaaaaaagcatattcTAATGGGgcataaataattttttatttgtattttcTAAAAGATGTCAACTTATTTGAGGAATGTCATTCTCTAATACAACCACAGAATTTTCTGTTGTTATAGCATTCTCATGAAGATTTAGACTATAACATTGAAATAAAGGCATCTTACACGTGCAGTAAAGGATAATAAAGTTTGACTATTGTAATCTAATGGACATGATCTGCAGACTAAAACTACTTAAAAAGTGAAAGTATGTAGATACCTGAAGAGCATGCAAGCCATTGGCAAAAACTTTGTCAAAGACATCATCTCCCCTACCAAGTCGTACTGGCTTCCCAAGCAACTCTATAGGGTCATCTTCAGCAGGTGCAACAGATTTATTGTCTTCATCAATGCTTGAGTGGAAAGAGAACCCAAGAATGTGCACTCTAGCACATCGTACGTCAAAACCAGAATGGTCATAGGCAAACCAATACATTATATCAGAGGCTGGCAAAGGAATATAAGAACTCTGATGAACTGGTTCATAGTTCAGTGATGTCtgagaaagaaaggaaaggagCTTTGGGTCCTCGTCATAAGCACTGTCTCTGGTGAACCAAAGAGTTAGGGTGAGTCTTTCACCTTCAGTCACCTGCAAAAATAGCTGCACTTTATTAATAAACAAGAAAGGGCACGCATCAACctcagaagaaaaataaaatccctTGACAAGATAATACTTTGGCCACATATGAATTGATTGTTTACAAAAAACAAGGTGCAAGGGAAAAGGATAGACATAAATTAGGACTAAATCATTGATAACAAAATGTAGCCTCAATTACCTGTTGCAACTTAGAGCACACTCaaacaaataattttatttgattCATCAAAACAACAATAATAGTAACAGATATACTAACATCTTGCTGATTATCCAAGTGAAAACAGAAAATGTGACAAACAATGCCAATGAAAAGAATAGGCATGAACCCAGTACAGAAACAATCAACTGGCCCATGCAGGAAACAGAAATGTACCTCATCTACACAATGGGTATTACTATTATCTGCAGTGTAGATGACAACATCCTGAAAACAACAGTACTTCTCAGAAATTCCAAGAATATATATtcatttaattattaaaaaaaatgcatgcatgcaaactgTAAATCAAAATGCATTAGCTTACACCAGCAACTGGAGTAATAAAGGAAGGTTCACCATCCTGAAACTGCAAAATTCCACCTTTATAGTCCTTCCCATGATCGTTTAAGTAGCACACTGCCTTTTGATTGAAAGATGGAAATGGTGCATTCCATGCCATATTTTAATTCAGAAGGAAAAAGGGTCAGAACAAGAACTGAGAAGAGTGTTAGTCAAAAAAAAGAACTGAGAACAGTACATTTGAGTAAAAAGGGCCGCATTGAAATATAAACAACTACAACAACTGAGAAAATGGAAGAGTATATTTTGGACAGGACCTAGATAGTCCCACAAACAGAGATAAATTACTCATACAAAATAAGATTAACTAGATAATCatacaaaaaaaatgcaattcACAATATCAGAAGCACCGAAATGAATGCTTGCATGAAATACAGTTTGTTGGAACAGACAAAACAATATGTAGACATGAAAACAACTATAAAAGTTGACTAAATACCCAAAGATAGATTGACCCTCACCGTGAAGGCTCTTTGCCTAAGATAAGGTTTGTTGTCATCACTGTGCCACCCAATAGAAGCTCCCTTGCACCAACTGCAGACCCAACAGACAGGATTCCAATACGAATAGCATTTTAGTGTCAACTGTCGAGTATTTTCAGAGAAGAACTCTTGAACTAGCTTTCGGGAAGCAAGTGAGTAAGGTGATGACGTTTTTATATGGTAAAACATACTGTTCATTCTTATGCAGTTGCTAGAACAATAAGAGGGGCTGTTTTTAGATCTCAATGTTTTCCCATGTACTAATAGTTAGGAAAAGCTGTCATAACAATGGTTAGGAAAAGTTTTCCCATGAAAATTACCACGATTCCACAATAGAACTCAAATGTGTCTCGCTGGATACTTAACAGGACAGGAAATCCCACAAACCCAGTGATATTTCCACTTGACCTACGGTGCTTCAGCAACCTGGAAACTCACTCTACCACCCATTCACTGAATATGCATGGCATCGTAACGGCAAGCAATTCCGAACTTACACTGCACACTAAATTCCTCAACTACGAACAGCAACCATTTCGATGTGGACGTCAAGCTGCGAACGTACTAGAATCGAGTCGGCAATGAATGCACATGCACATCACGTGATTGCTCAGCACCTGATGAGCCCGGTGAACTCGATGAAGAGGTCGAAGTGGCAGGAGAAGGCCGACTCGACGGCGTCGCGGAGCCGCTCGCGGACGGGGACGaacgggaggaggaggtggccgcaGCCGGTGGCAGCCAGGTGCGGAAGCGACGTCGACACCACCGAAGGGCGGTACCCGGCCGTGCCGCAGCTCCGGTGCACGAACTCCAGCTCCTGCGCACGCGATTCCCGTCGCACCAAAGCCATGGTTCGGAGAGCCTTTGAGATGATTCAGGCGGAGAGGCCAAAAGGGGAAGAAGGTATATACCTTGCAGGTCTCCGGGGAGAGGAAGCCGCGGAGGTGGAAGCGGAGgtgttcgccggcggcggcgggaggcggaggcgaagcGGCGGCCGCGGACATGGTCGGAGTTGTGGAAGTGTGGAGTGGGGGATaccgacaggcgggacccagcAGAAGAGGTGGCGTGTGGGCAACTGCGGGCCTGCGGCCCACGATGCACCGATGTTAGATTTCTAGGCCGAGCCGAATCCTTCTACGCCTCTCGATTACAAGGCCCATCCGGCCCATATAATTAAACACGCTGTTCAGGTTGCTCGTCTCCCGTTGTCAAATTGGTGATGACTGATCAGTGCCATATGTCCCCATATTTACATGTCTTGCTGGTCAATGTATGTATCGTACCAAAAATTTGATTCTGGCGTATTGGAAATAAACGTTTCAGAAACACGGTAAACTTGGTTCAGGTCAGTATAGCCTCGAGTATCGGAGAAAATGATTCAGTAGTAAGATCCTTCAGGTAAATTGCATACTACAATTAACTTAACTACTCGTCACGAAAAGATTGTCAAGCGGCTCTACATGCCAGAACATTGTCAGTAAAGAACGACGCATCCATAGGCATCAGCACGCACATTTGCTACACAAATTCTCATTCCCCAGATGCTAGGAGCATAGAATGATAAGAGATTAGCAAAGAACAAATGCCGCAGAAATGGTCATAGCACATAGCCCCATATCTCCATAAGATAATTGCCAAGGATAACTTAGAGCAGAGTGATCATCCAGTTGTGCTACAGAGCAGCTacaaaatttaatatagcatTCAGTCCTAAGAACTCGACAGCGAGGTCTCAGGCCATGGGCGACAGCCGCGACAGCAACACTGCTGTCGATGAAGCTCTCACTTGAGCGCAGCATACTCCTGGGATTTCTTTCTGTGCTTGCAACCACACGATCCAAAAAATTGAAGTTTCCTCATCTCTTCATGTCTTTTTGTTGTTGTCTATGTACTACAACCCTGCCTCTATTTTGCGGCATTCGGCTGGACCTTGTTGCTCCCAACCTTCTTCATCCCACCATTCTGCTGCTCCTTACTTACAGCAGACTTCTTATCCACCAAGCTACTGCCACCATTCGAGCTCCCATTGCACTCTGGTTTCTGCTCAACCGCGTCGGATTGTTTTGCTGGTGAGCTCTTTGGAGAAACGTCACCGTTGGCCATCTCCCCCATGGTGCTGGTGCTCTTGTTATGCACGTAAGCAGATGAATCTGTTGAAGAGATTGGCTCGGCAGGAGACTGAGAAGCTGTCATCATCTGATGAGGCAGTGCGTGACCCGATCCAGGAGGAAGGAAGACCCCCGTGCCAGGAACTGGGAGTCGTTGTGGAGCAGACCTTGGAGCAGCTTCTGCCATCCAAGCTGTTGTTGAGTTTGGCAAAGGAACAGGTGATGGGAAAGGCATGGCTGCAGCAGCAACTGGAGCAGGTGCTACAAAGAGTGGCTGCATTCCATCTGATGGAGGAATGTGATGCGCTCCAATGGCCGGCGCTGGAAGTACGCCACTGTTTGGGGCATATCCAAAGTGTTTAGGGCTTGAAGAATGACGCGCCATGTTAGCCGGCCTTGGAGGACCCCAGGGCATAGGAGGTGGTGTCAACGGGGTAGTAAACCGTGAAACACTTTCAGATGGTACTTGTTTTCTCGATAAAGACTTCCCGAAGCTTAGTAGGATCCGCTGCTTACATGCAGCAGGAATAGCTCGCTTAGCAACATCAGCACTCTTCCCATGCAACACCAGAAGAGACCTGTAGtcgagaggaaaagaaaagagcatGAAAATTATACGGTGCTTTTAGTGAAAAATGATACTCCATATTGTAATGCATCTTAAATACAGTATTGAATTACAGTGCTTTTAGTGAAAAATGAAAGCATCTTACACATTTAAATACTAacggggtgtaaaattttgagtAATACAAAGGGGAACCACCATGCTTATATCCTTATTATATGGGCATATTGCTACATAAGAGGGGTAAACATGGTCATTATGATATTCTTATAGGGGACTAATCCACACGATTATGTAGTAAGTAAATAAAAATGAAAGTGTTGACATCTAAAATATTCATCACACATACatacgtgtgtgtgtgtgtataccAAACCACAAGTATTAAAGATTTTTCAAGAAAACATCAATAATCAAGCAAGGGATTCCAACCGTTAAGCTTACTGTGCACACTTAACACGTAACAGAGGACAAAAGGTACTGGAGAAAGTTTTACCCtgtcgagagagagagcttCAGAGGACCTCTATGATCACCTCGTTCTCCTGAAATAACTCGGCCGAACACCATATCACAATCTGTCAGGCAGAATGTACAAAAGGGTCTACCATACCAAGGAGGGGATTGGTGAGGGTGAGAATAATCCCCCtggggaaaaaaatcatttgatcCTGGTCAGAATCCATGTTAAGCAAAAACAGTAAATGCTATGAAAGCAAGATACCTCATTGTAGTAATCAATAACACAATAATCTGGTTTTGTTGGTATAATTTCCTTCTGACACAAGCGGTCAAACAGATCATGCAGCAATCCAGGAACAGCCTCCACTTTTGTCTCTAAAATTTTGAATATGAACGCAGATAgggaagttataaaaaaaatatgaacacaAGCATGAGACACTACACTGAAGACTAGATCTACCTCTTGGATAGTCATCTTCAGGAGGGCCTTCAACGATAGGAATGCCCAGCTGAATAATTTCCCTCCCATGACCCTTCATTGGTCTTTTTCCAATTATTACAGTCTGCCCAGCtgttttaccaaaaaaaatcatagtgaAGTGACAAGATCCCAAAATGTTACATGGTTAATATGACCCTTTTTCTCTAGTTTGTGCTCAGCATCTGTGTCAGTTTGTGTTCAGCGTCATAGTTGACATAGATGCTGAACACAAACTAGAGAAAAAGGGTCAAATTAACCATGTACTAACATAAGTGTCAGACACATATCCAAAAGGAGCCGCAAAAGTAACTGTCAATGATTTTCTAGTTGATCAACTAAGCATAAGAAAAGGCTGTTTCTCAGACAAATAATCTTTGATGGACTCATGGTACACTTTTTTATATACAGATATGGAAACAGATTTTGCAAAACTGGAATCTTAGTGCACAACCACGTGGTGCACAGTGAACACATTAGCACACAAATGAATAGCTGTTCATGGTtatttcacccaaaaaaaagaaggtaAGTCTACCTTCAAGCCCTCCTCGACGAAAAGAAGCTTTTGTTTCATTAAGTAAAGAGAGAATCTTGTTTTTCTCATTCTCATTTACCAACCCTTCATAAACCTTAAGCCCTTCAACAGCATTAACCTAAAGAAGCATAAAGCATATTTCATCAAATCTTCGAGATTCAAGAGAAGCTAGTTGAAAAGGAGATGCGAATACAGCACTAGAATTTCTGATCTAGGTAAAACAGACCGTCTTGCCATCAATAATGTCATTGACCGTATACTCCACAGGAGTTGGAACCACTTTACTGCTTCCTTCAGCAACAGCTTGCGGCCTAGGAGTTTTTTCACCTTCTACATGATGCAAGGACAATAAGATGTTAAGAAATGATAAAAAATTATTGCATCACTATATGGAAACTATCAGAAGCAAGAACAAAAAGTATAGCAGCCAGCAATAAATGTACTATTCTGCCTGTATAAATATTCGACAATGTATCAACAAGCTGGAAAGTGGAAACAGTTTCCTAGCTTTTGTCAgtctagaaaaaaagaaaagggccaAAATTCCTGATCCTATTTTACCAGTATTGCATCCTCACGCTATAAAATTAAGGTTGTAAGTAATGTGGTCTAACAATTTTATGAACAATTTCAAAATATTCCAAATGTGACCAAGTCATTGACATAGTTGGACTAAATTTGAGGTGGAGATAGCCACTTAAGAAAACTAATGAAAGTCATCTTCAGATTGAGATTGCTTCAccatcatttttcaaaaaaaataacacaCAATAGTAAAATAAATTCGAATTTTTGCTGACAGGGTAGAAATCCAAGCATTGTGGGTTGCAATTTATTGCTGTCTTTTTTAGACAATTCTTTTCCAAACTAAGGGTCTGTCCTATGTTCTACAAGAATCTAGAGAACTATTGAAAAAACAACATAGTTATGGGGACATAAAGCAACAGAACATAAATTGACTTTAGCAGAACTCAAATGTTACAAAAGGAGGTAACTAGAAACATTAATCAGGAGAATGGCAACACCACAATTTAGCATTAAAAAATTTGAACAATATTAAGCACAGATACATGAGTAAGTGCTTGTGTACCATGAGAAACAAGAGACTCCAACTGTGAGCTTTTAGCTTCAACCACATTCTCTGCTTCCTTCATTCCTTTCTCTTCCTTGTTATGAACTTCACGTCCTAGGAGCAGTCAAGAATACATGAGAAACAATGTGAAAACTACTTGTTCAAGCATTTGCATTGCAATTTCTAACTCTACAGATGCTTGCATGGAAATCCTACGGGCAAACGTAAAGGGTCAGGTGGGTCCACACCTAAAAGTATGCAAGGCCGATTAGACAGTGATTGTATCTTCCACCCTTTGGGTTTCTCCTAGATGGTGTGTTCCAAACTACGATGAAGACAACAAAGCTTCCCTAGGAACAAAAATGGAACAACAACCTCTGCCATCACTGATTGTTCTTGCTACCTAAGCTGATTGCTCTCAAACCAACCACAGGTGTTCAACAAACCCAGTGGTTTATGAACCAAAGCACCTCAGAAGTACAAGAAGTTGGCAGTAAAAACTTTCGTAGTCGTACATGGGTGAGCACGATCATGCTGTACGCCATCTCTGGGTTTTCCGTATTTGGCCTGGCAGAGTTCGAGGATGACAACTTCACAGGGCACATGAAGAGCAGAGCACATGGAACATGTACCTTCTTTGAGAGATTTACAGGGTAAATTTGAAACTAAGAGAATGGCCCCCTTTACCTGAGCCAGTTCCAACTCAAATAAATTACaggtaaaaaaacatttttataaGCAGAAAGAAAAGGGTATCTCTTAATGCACTGAGCAAAACCGTTTCCACATGAAGCAACTCAAAACAATCTTTGCATGTGCCTATAATACTACATGGGAAAGCTATTTTCGGGTAGCATTGCTGGTATCTTTAGAACCTCCATGGTTTAGCAATATATATAGAATTACACGACAAAAAGATAAAAGCTTGTCATTTTAGAGCTCAATATACTAATTACAAACACGAATGCCAGAAAACAGCGACAAGACTTAGCACTTTTTAAGCATAGCAAAATTAGCACTTTTCGACAGCAGATATTATCTGATGAAAAAAAGCTCCTGTGGCTAGTCAATTGGGAGTAGTAGTAAACAAGCAACTCAACACCACAAATGCATTCCATGGATCGGACCATTTTGGGGCCCAAGTGATCAGAAAGAAGTAAAAAAGCATCCGCCTTTCCCACAACAAAATACACTAGTACCAAACAAACAATTGAAAGAAGATCAATGCTATCACACCAAGAGATCTCGACTCACCATCTTTATCGGATCCAGCCGTCGCAccagtgccgccgccgcgcaccgaATCGGAGCGATGATGGTGACCACCGTGGCGATGGTGCGAGTGGGACGCCGAGAACGAGGGGCGgccgcgcgggggagggggcggcggggacggcgaggCGCCGGGGccctgctgctggtggtgcggcggcgcgcggcggcgccacccgGCCTGCTGGAGCGCGTACGCGACGTCGCCGACGGGGAAGAACTGCTGCATGTGGATCACGGGCGCCCAGTGGTGGCGCCGCTGCtgcaccgcggcggcgacgtgctCGAACTCCCCGGGCTCGCCGACGGAGCGGaggtggagcagcagcaggtcGATGATGGCGTTGGCCGCCGCGAACTCTCCGCGCAGCCATGAAATGAAGCCGTCCCGCTCGTCCACCACCCACCCAGCGCTCTCAACCGCGGCCgcacctgcggcggcggcgccgggcgcgGACGACgggatgacggcggcggaggccatcGCCTTTCCTCACTGAGAGTCTCCGGTCATAGAAAGGCGAACCCCAACCAGCAATGCGAGCGAAGGAGAACGAAACTAGCGAGAGATCTAGGGTTTTGCcgtgttttttcttcttcttcttcttctttttcttctttttcctttttcaaaaGGCAAGCTGTTTTGTCTCTGGTGGTGGGGCGTTGGAACGGAAGAGGAGAGCAGCAGCGCGAGAtgtgaagaggaggagggaagaggCGGATCTGGGAACGGAAGATTCCCGAAactggaggcgaggaggaggaggagcgggaccGGCTTGTCAGTGGCTCACGTAGCCACCGGGTTGTGAGAAACCTAACGATCTCGCGAGGTGGAGGCTTTTGCTTCGAGATTCGGAAACCGGGGAGATGGCCGTTGAGGCGATTAGTGAGTGGTTGGTGGCCAGGCCCCACTGTCAGCGCCCTGTCCCCGCGTGGTTAACTCGTTACCGCGCGTGCGTGTACGTAGGAGAGAAAAACGGGGTTAGCAGTAAGACTCTGGTGAGAGTCACGGTGCCGTTAGATCGCTCCGCGCGCAtcggaacggacggccgagggATGCGGGGGGttgcgcggaggaggcggcgggctggGTGGGTGTCGGTTGGCGAGTCTCCACGCCATAATGCGGGTTTGGTGGTTGCGGGATCGGATTCATGGATGGATCACCACATTCACACACGGTCACGGGGCGGTGGCGTCGCGCCGCTTTACGCCACCACACCCACGCGCGCGGCGTCAGCGACGACGAACCGCACCGCCTGCTCCCCACCCAACCCATACATGCCGGCTCGCGTGCGGCGTCGCGGCGGGGCCTTCGTGTCAGCCTCCGTTGGTGAAAATTAATTTCGTGCTGGCTTGGGTAGCTCGCGCACAGTACGTACCAGGCCGTGTCGTTTCCTCCTCGGCGCGGGCTCGGTTTGGAATGGGCGCCTGCTTTGGTGCACCAGGACGGCACGGACACCAGCCCGAAACCTTAGCCAACCATCCGATCTACTTCGAGCCTACGAGTGTCACTGTGTCAGTGtgattagtttggtttaattttagttttgaCGGCAACGGTGGCGCGTGGACGCACGAGCCGTCTGGTCTTGACGAGCGAGTGATCACTGATCAAGGTGGTGGCAAGTCTGGCAGATAGGTTGGACGACTGTCACTGGCTCGAGCACGTTGGTTTGCAGTGGAAACCGCGAAGGTTTCTTGCGAAGCAATCTTGCTTTGTTGACGATGCAAGGAACGGTTTCGGGTTTCGACTTTCGAGTCCCCGGGTTCCCTTTTATTTAAAAGTCCAAGTCAATCGAGCGATCGTGAGTCCTACCGTGTAAGAGAATGGCAATCGGACCGTGAGCGTGCTGTGAACGTCTCAAGTTGAACGAGCAAGTACTCGTTCAGAAAATGTGATCGTTTTCAGAACGATTCAGTAACACGTGCTTGCGCTGGCCCGGTAATAGGAACGTTTCCGAAAAAGACTTGCAACAGCGACTAGTCTGGCAGCGGGACGTGTCATGCACGAACAGAACGAAACACTGCTGTCGTGATCCAAGTATAAATTCAGTACACATGCCTATCCATCGCTTGAGAATTCCGATCGGTGTTCCTCTTTTGGCAGGTCATTTGCTGCGGCGGTACGACAACAGGGTCAGGGAAGAGCACAGGTCCAAGTCCAACCGCTACCACAGTGGAGTACCACTGTAGGCTTAACTTCCAAGGGCGATGGATGACAATG
Coding sequences:
- the LOC4332196 gene encoding uncharacterized protein; protein product: MSAAAASPPPPAAAGEHLRFHLRGFLSPETCKELEFVHRSCGTAGYRPSVVSTSLPHLAATGCGHLLLPFVPVRERLRDAVESAFSCHFDLFIEFTGLISWCKGASIGWHSDDNKPYLRQRAFTAVCYLNDHGKDYKGGILQFQDGEPSFITPVAGDVVIYTADNSNTHCVDEVTEGERLTLTLWFTRDSAYDEDPKLLSFLSQTSLNYEPVHQSSYIPLPASDIMYWFAYDHSGFDVRCARVHILGFSFHSSIDEDNKSVAPAEDDPIELLGKPVRLGRGDDVFDKVFANGLHALQVVQFYYWKAPELSAKRKQTSGGSGTVCCPVSQSRGTKLPLPCNHGLEQTIFGSHKNVEIDFEWSDFELAVSMWENYSEELQRKLLTFLPYWLSSEAIFIVSSCSPQVCTEGN
- the LOC4332195 gene encoding purple acid phosphatase 3 encodes the protein MARRSSSRACAAMATAAVFALLAATATASGLVRVEHPAKSDGSLSLLVVGDWGRKGTYNQSRVAEQMGKVGEKLNIDFVISTGDNFYEDGLTGVDDQAFEESFTDIYTAKSLQKPWYLVLGNHDYRGDVLAQLSPVLRKIDQRFICMRSFIVNAEIVDFFFIDTTPFQLKYWTRPKDHHYDWRGVAPRQKYITNLLKDMDEAMKKSTAKWKIAVGHHTIRSVSDHGDTKELLQLLLPVLKVNGIDFYINGHDHCLEHISSRDSPIQYFTSGGGSKAWRGVLQPNSDKLQFFYDGQGFMSLQINQDQADFIFYDVSGNILYKWSKSKANYLQPSTYITEA
- the LOC4332197 gene encoding RNA demethylase ALKBH10B — translated: MASAAVIPSSAPGAAAAGAAAVESAGWVVDERDGFISWLRGEFAAANAIIDLLLLHLRSVGEPGEFEHVAAAVQQRRHHWAPVIHMQQFFPVGDVAYALQQAGWRRRAPPHHQQQGPGASPSPPPPPPRGRPSFSASHSHHRHGGHHHRSDSVRGGGTGATAGSDKDGREVHNKEEKGMKEAENVVEAKSSQLESLVSHEGEKTPRPQAVAEGSSKVVPTPVEYTVNDIIDGKTVNAVEGLKVYEGLVNENEKNKILSLLNETKASFRRGGLEAGQTVIIGKRPMKGHGREIIQLGIPIVEGPPEDDYPRETKVEAVPGLLHDLFDRLCQKEIIPTKPDYCVIDYYNEGDYSHPHQSPPWYGRPFCTFCLTDCDMVFGRVISGERGDHRGPLKLSLSTGSLLVLHGKSADVAKRAIPAACKQRILLSFGKSLSRKQVPSESVSRFTTPLTPPPMPWGPPRPANMARHSSSPKHFGYAPNSGVLPAPAIGAHHIPPSDGMQPLFVAPAPVAAAAMPFPSPVPLPNSTTAWMAEAAPRSAPQRLPVPGTGVFLPPGSGHALPHQMMTASQSPAEPISSTDSSAYVHNKSTSTMGEMANGDVSPKSSPAKQSDAVEQKPECNGSSNGGSSLVDKKSAVSKEQQNGGMKKVGSNKVQPNAAK